In Oncorhynchus clarkii lewisi isolate Uvic-CL-2024 unplaced genomic scaffold, UVic_Ocla_1.0 unplaced_contig_4443_pilon_pilon, whole genome shotgun sequence, a single window of DNA contains:
- the LOC139396716 gene encoding serine-rich adhesin for platelets-like isoform X2: protein MDEEKVAQREDGDPQREGKEVVEEEPVATPKEEAKKGRKAKSKRSGKKSTKLSTDNDAVSRNKHLDRGSVIELLEKKAVQAAFGPGNKDEMEYSYPILISFLRNLTDEQWQVIYKGLKKPMTKEQLAKLCKTIVTFIAQTTLQILLPALARVLGVKDFADDDTDSPKRGGSARSFAAFDQERLELIQEVRYLAKKMYKGGTGAQHLRSLTPSSKSSQTSVKVLLGMTEDRIIKSVQEQLSDHNILSSCPPELTVGLIKVVVEQLNSALSATISRAISGRSSPISSGTQAAEQMVNMVQKCFDDHTTPEDQSSTSVLESCIPPATEEVMTVIAEMVGELEKEDPELAKVFREVAVKVKMLASGSDLVVEHLDVEDSPVPEELNIICTSCKAMMQNLGTLFSVKFKTKASKAVSEILVRRLMSDISGMVQPSHSFSTTPSLMNASSPSDRILDSAATELIQTKVESEASQIIDNFVEDVKDIVQYAELDQPTSTQRDTQVGHCTTKRKPFHAARRLCERLQAKLETLFLRMGGAPVQGEELMEKSDSSAVLLEHTDSSDLPVSILSLPSPCRSESPISERSSSSLSDGCDSTDSVGEKTPEQPETSKSEAILQVVNSTGLGSLRKCQSENSQPLLSLCDSNMVPCTKEVLSQIVTMYRSEVADLECTSSVAEGSSYNSLEVCGFLDSVMSYLEDMPVSGSSWLEGLRDTPASVIEKLSSEEFQMNATNEVRKILIKSVSSFPSKVSSSQTDSQMLPAKSTISLRHTDITAFEIVGSITNDMKSLFPPTESSTTLWQADSMLQQSDEKTSEYTEATPKGSQSGLEVSEKKIWTTAKTIYHNVKTKMRNYFTWQNQVKATTAQAKKTLSHILVSIQKELSKSDQTVTALSQIENVVGMMLKDVERVSSECGEELIYEAPQRSSSSLSSSSARSKKSEWEFSLPGTPISSDLPESITQPIVRCSVIDMGKSTKPKTLVCDARESMSAIVDTIIKEVHPEEEGEVAFHPDLTDAIARLEELISQVRIGALSRDLTHQVNRIISESNLTPLVLTVAAGKSASDTVLTELKRNDKTVGKHTAYKLVQLFAEESVKRLLLPSLVPSTASMSLAQGVSVPASVSEDRISCSFSTSAFSDTVSLFTKVMVSQVMDSVVSDAQSRGSSPTGTVTDIGSLLSGKSYPLPSFSAISMTTSGTSNAARGFEANIDAEERDTISCFDVPQSIVCDQNSTSPDVASLSTPSTGNLVGDDDFTGLISMLVVRLLSKIQTQTDLYPTDVTRTSQDLIPKVIASFCAWSGCSETQAYPKNLKSHKVYSTVYKHLLKEFGSEKILQLAVSTQDSTFNRILVKSLSKELLHSCNEASRAASRTSFEATRPEALLMAEDVKATRGKLSFLQRLARLKFNLKPFMMGNKKDSNKKSRHSESKDQTTAEDIMLAHPATFGLPEGLPSTSQQEKPRKRPLLIRMFSTISIGLSKPFKRFSKQA from the exons ATGGATGAAGAAAAG GTAGCacagagggaggatggtgatcctcagagggaaggaaaggaagttGTTGAGGAAGAACCGGTGGCCACACCCAAAGAGGAGGCCAAGAAGGGAAGGAAG GCAAAAAGTAAGAGGAGTGGCAAGAAGTCAACGAAGCTGAGCACTGACAACGATGCAG TCTCCAGGAATAAACACCTGGATAGAGGATCTGTAATTGAGCTCCTGGAGAAGAAAGCTGTTCAGGCTGCATTCGGCCCAGGCAACAAGGATGAGATGGAATACTCCTACCCAATCCTCATCTCATTCCTGCGCAATCTTACTGATGA GCAGTGGCAAGTGATCTACAAAGGACTAAAAAAACCT ATGACGAAGGAACAGCTTGCCAAATTGTGCAAGACAATTGTAACCTTCATCGCACAGACCACCCTGCAGATCCTGCTGCCAGCCCTGGCCCGCGTACTTGGGGTAAAGGACTTTGCTGACGACGACACTGACTCACCCAAGAGGGGTGGCAGTGCAAGATCCTTTGCTGCCTTTGATCAGGAAAGACTGGAGCTCATCCAGGAAGTTAGATATCTGGCGAAGAAAATGTATAAGGGCGGCACAGGGGCTCAACATCTCAGGTCCCTAACACCCTCTTCTAAGAG TTCCCAGACCTCAGTGAAAGTCCTCCTGGGAATGACAGAGGACAGAATCATCAAAAGTGTCCAGGAGCAACTGTCTGATCATAATATCCTGTCCTCTTGCCCACCTGAGCTGACTGTTGGTCTTATCAAGGTGGTGGTCGAACAGCTTAACTCTGCCCTCTCTGCGACCATCAGCAGAGCCATTTCAGGGCGGTCCTCCCCTATTTCTTCTGGTACCCAGGCCGCTGAACAAATGGTCAACATGGTccagaaatgttttgatgatCACACCACCCCAGAGGACCAGAGCTCTACCTCTGTATTAGAGTCATGCATTCCACCTGCAACAGAAGAAGTGATGACTGTTATCGCAGAGATGGTGGGTGAATTGGAAAAAGAAGATCCGGAATTGGCTAAGGTTTTTCGAGAAGTGGCTGTGAAAGTTAAAATGTTGGCATCTGGCAGTGACCTTGTAGTGGAGCACCTGGATGTTGAAGACTCTCCTGTTCCAGAGGAGCTGAACATAATATGTACATCTTGCAAAGCAATGATGCAAAATCTTGGCACTCTGTTTAGTGTGAAGTTCAAGACCAAAGCCTCAAAGGCTGTGAGTGAAATTCTTGTGAGAAGGTTAATGAGCGATATCTCTGGTATGGTTCAACCTTCTCATTCGTTTAGTACCACTCCAAGCTTGATGAATGCATCTAGCCCATCTGACAGGATCCTTGATTCTGCGGCCACTGAGCTCATACAGACCAAAGTAGAATCTGAGGCATCACAAATAATTGATAACTTTGTTGAAGATGTCAAGGACATTGTGCAGTATGCTGAATTAGATCAGCCAACAAGCACCCAGAGAGATACCCAAGTGGGACACTGTACGACAAAGCGGAAACCCTTCCATGCAGCTCGTAGACTCTGCGAGAGACTTCAGGCAAAGCTGGAGACATTGTTCCTCAGAATGGGTGGAGCTCCAGTCCAAGGGGAAGAACTTATGGAAAAATCTGACTCCAGTGCTGTGCTTCTGGAGCATACTGACTCCAGTGATCTGCCTGTTTCAATCCTGAGCTTGCCTTCCCCATGTAGGAGTGAATCCCCTATATCAGAACGTAGTTCATCTTCTTTATCTGATGGATGTGATTCAACTGACTCTGTAGGAGAGAAAACACCAGAGCAACCTGAAACCAGTAAGAGTGAGGCAATACTGCAAGTGGTCAACTCAACAGGACTTGGTTCTCTCCGTAAATGCCAAAGTGAGAACTCTCAAccattactgtctctctgtgattcCAACATGGTGCCCTGCACCAAAGAGGTCTTGTCCCAGATTGTGACCATGTATAGGTCAGAGGTGGCAGATTTGGAATGCACATCATCTGTTGCAGAGGGTTCCTCTTACAACTCCCTTGAAGTCTGTGGCTTTTTGGACAGTGTCATGTCTTATCTAGAAGACATGCCTGTGTCTGGTTCTTCATGGTTGGAAGGATTAAGAGATACTCCAGCCTCAGTCATTGAGAAACTCTCCAGTGAGGAGTTCCAGATGAACGCTACCAACGAAGTGCGAAAAATACTGATCAAATCAGTCAGTAGCTTTCCCAGCAAAGTCAGTTCCAGCCAGACAGATTCTCAGATGTTGCCAGCAAAATCAACAATTTCCTTAAGGCATACAGATATAACTGCTTTTGAAATCGTTGGATCAATTACAAATGACATGAAGAGCCTTTTCCCACCCACAGAGTCTTCTACTACTCTATGGCAGGCAGACTCTATGCTTCAACAGAGTGATGAGAAAACCTCAGAGTACACTGAGGCCACACCCAAAGGCTCACAGTCTGGTTTGGAAGTATCTGAGAAGAAGATCTGGACAACTGCAAAGACTATTTACCACAATGTGAAGACAAAGATGAGGAATTATTTTACATGGCAAAATCAAGTcaaagcaacaacggctcaagcCAAAAAGACCCTCAGCCATATTCTGGTTTCAATTCAGAAAGAGCTGTCAAAATCTGACCAAACGGTGACTGCGCTTTCACAAATAGAGAATGTGGTTGGAATGATGCTGAAGGATGTTGAAAGGGTAAGCAGTGAATGTGGTGAGGAACTGATCTATGAAGCGCCACAGCGTTCTTCCTCCTCGTTGTCATCCTCATCTGCCAGATCAAAGAAGTCAGAGTGGGAATTTTCACTCCCTGGCACTCCCATCTCTTCTGATTTACCAGAGAGTATTACTCAGCCCATTGTGAGATGCTCAGTCATCGACATGGGCAAATCTACTAAGCCAAAAACATTGGTGTGTGATGCCAGGGAAAGCATGTCTGCAATAGTGGATACCATCATAAAGGAGGTACAtccagaggaagaaggggaggttGCATTCCACCCTGATCTAACAGATGCAATAGCAAGACTGGAGGAGCTCATATCTCAGGTTAGGATTGGTGCTCTCTCACGTGATCTTACTCACCAAGTCAACCGCATCATTTCTGAGAGCAACTTGACCCCTCTGGTTCTGACAGTGGCGGCTGGAAAGAGTGCATCCGATACAGTCCTTACTGAGCTGAAGAGGAATGACAAGACGGTGGGGAAGCACACAGCTTACAAGCTGGTTCAGCTTTTTGCAGAGGAGTCTGTGAAGCGCCTCTTGCTTCCTAGCCTTGTGCCCTCTACAGCTTCAATGAGTTTGGCTCAGGGAGTTAGTGTGCCGGCTAGCGTATCTGAAGATAGGATTTCATGTTCTTTTTCTACATCAGCATTTAGTGACACAGTCAGCCTGTTTACCAAAGTAATGGTAAGCCAGGTCATGGACTCTGTGGTTTCTGATGCACAAAGCAGAGGGTCATCTCCAACCGGAACTGTAACTGATATAGGCAGTCTACTGAGTGGTAAGTCCTACCCTCTGCCATCTTTCTCCGCCATCAGCATGACAACAAGTGGGACCTCCAATGCTGCACGAGGCTTTGAGGCCAACATAGATGCTGAGGAAAGGGATACCATCAGTTGTTTCGATGTACCTCAGAGCATTGTTTGTGATCAGAATTCAACCAGCCCGGATGTTGCCTCGCTTTCAACCCCATCCACTGGCAACTTAGTCGGTGATGATGACTTCACCGGCCTCATCAGCATGTTAGTGGTGAGACTTCTGTCAAAAATACAAACCCAAACTGATCTGTACCCAACTGACGTCACACGCACGTCACAAGACCTGATTCCAAAAGTTATAGCTTCCTTCTGTGCATGGTCAGGCTGCTCTGAGACCCAAGCTTATCCCAAGAACCTGAAGAGTCACAAAGTATACAGCACCGTCTACAAACATCTGTTGAAGGAGTTTGGCTCAGAGAAAATACTCCAACTGGCCGTGTCGACTCAGGACTCCACTTTCAATAGGATTCTTGTGAAGTCATTGAGCAAGGAGCTTCTCCACAGTTGTAACGAGGCATCAAGAGCAGCCTCAAGAACATCTTTCGAAGCCACCAGGCCAGAAGCTCTTCTCATGGCTGAAGATGTGAAGGCTACCAGAGGGAAGCTGTCTTTCCTACAAAGGCTTGCCAGACTGAAATTCAACTTAAAG CCATTCATGATGGGAAACAAGAAGGATTCCAATAAGAAATCCCGCCATTCTGAATCCAAAGACCAGACTACTGCTGAAGATATCATGT TGGCACATCCTGCCACATTTGGACTCCCAGAGGgtcttccctccacctctcaacAGGAGAAGCCTCGCAAACGTCCCCTTCTAATCAGGATGTTTTCCACCATCTCCATAGGCCTATCCAAGCCATTCAAACGGTTTTCAAAGCAAGCTTAA
- the LOC139396716 gene encoding serine-rich adhesin for platelets-like isoform X1 — MAVALFMMSSAQIYSDIDILLLIGMSVLQVAQREDGDPQREGKEVVEEEPVATPKEEAKKGRKAKSKRSGKKSTKLSTDNDAVSRNKHLDRGSVIELLEKKAVQAAFGPGNKDEMEYSYPILISFLRNLTDEQWQVIYKGLKKPMTKEQLAKLCKTIVTFIAQTTLQILLPALARVLGVKDFADDDTDSPKRGGSARSFAAFDQERLELIQEVRYLAKKMYKGGTGAQHLRSLTPSSKSSQTSVKVLLGMTEDRIIKSVQEQLSDHNILSSCPPELTVGLIKVVVEQLNSALSATISRAISGRSSPISSGTQAAEQMVNMVQKCFDDHTTPEDQSSTSVLESCIPPATEEVMTVIAEMVGELEKEDPELAKVFREVAVKVKMLASGSDLVVEHLDVEDSPVPEELNIICTSCKAMMQNLGTLFSVKFKTKASKAVSEILVRRLMSDISGMVQPSHSFSTTPSLMNASSPSDRILDSAATELIQTKVESEASQIIDNFVEDVKDIVQYAELDQPTSTQRDTQVGHCTTKRKPFHAARRLCERLQAKLETLFLRMGGAPVQGEELMEKSDSSAVLLEHTDSSDLPVSILSLPSPCRSESPISERSSSSLSDGCDSTDSVGEKTPEQPETSKSEAILQVVNSTGLGSLRKCQSENSQPLLSLCDSNMVPCTKEVLSQIVTMYRSEVADLECTSSVAEGSSYNSLEVCGFLDSVMSYLEDMPVSGSSWLEGLRDTPASVIEKLSSEEFQMNATNEVRKILIKSVSSFPSKVSSSQTDSQMLPAKSTISLRHTDITAFEIVGSITNDMKSLFPPTESSTTLWQADSMLQQSDEKTSEYTEATPKGSQSGLEVSEKKIWTTAKTIYHNVKTKMRNYFTWQNQVKATTAQAKKTLSHILVSIQKELSKSDQTVTALSQIENVVGMMLKDVERVSSECGEELIYEAPQRSSSSLSSSSARSKKSEWEFSLPGTPISSDLPESITQPIVRCSVIDMGKSTKPKTLVCDARESMSAIVDTIIKEVHPEEEGEVAFHPDLTDAIARLEELISQVRIGALSRDLTHQVNRIISESNLTPLVLTVAAGKSASDTVLTELKRNDKTVGKHTAYKLVQLFAEESVKRLLLPSLVPSTASMSLAQGVSVPASVSEDRISCSFSTSAFSDTVSLFTKVMVSQVMDSVVSDAQSRGSSPTGTVTDIGSLLSGKSYPLPSFSAISMTTSGTSNAARGFEANIDAEERDTISCFDVPQSIVCDQNSTSPDVASLSTPSTGNLVGDDDFTGLISMLVVRLLSKIQTQTDLYPTDVTRTSQDLIPKVIASFCAWSGCSETQAYPKNLKSHKVYSTVYKHLLKEFGSEKILQLAVSTQDSTFNRILVKSLSKELLHSCNEASRAASRTSFEATRPEALLMAEDVKATRGKLSFLQRLARLKFNLKPFMMGNKKDSNKKSRHSESKDQTTAEDIMLAHPATFGLPEGLPSTSQQEKPRKRPLLIRMFSTISIGLSKPFKRFSKQA, encoded by the exons ATGGCTGTAGCTCTATTTATGATGTCCTCTGCACAGATCTACTCTGACATTGACATATTATTACTTATTGGAATGTCTGTCCTTCAGGTAGCacagagggaggatggtgatcctcagagggaaggaaaggaagttGTTGAGGAAGAACCGGTGGCCACACCCAAAGAGGAGGCCAAGAAGGGAAGGAAG GCAAAAAGTAAGAGGAGTGGCAAGAAGTCAACGAAGCTGAGCACTGACAACGATGCAG TCTCCAGGAATAAACACCTGGATAGAGGATCTGTAATTGAGCTCCTGGAGAAGAAAGCTGTTCAGGCTGCATTCGGCCCAGGCAACAAGGATGAGATGGAATACTCCTACCCAATCCTCATCTCATTCCTGCGCAATCTTACTGATGA GCAGTGGCAAGTGATCTACAAAGGACTAAAAAAACCT ATGACGAAGGAACAGCTTGCCAAATTGTGCAAGACAATTGTAACCTTCATCGCACAGACCACCCTGCAGATCCTGCTGCCAGCCCTGGCCCGCGTACTTGGGGTAAAGGACTTTGCTGACGACGACACTGACTCACCCAAGAGGGGTGGCAGTGCAAGATCCTTTGCTGCCTTTGATCAGGAAAGACTGGAGCTCATCCAGGAAGTTAGATATCTGGCGAAGAAAATGTATAAGGGCGGCACAGGGGCTCAACATCTCAGGTCCCTAACACCCTCTTCTAAGAG TTCCCAGACCTCAGTGAAAGTCCTCCTGGGAATGACAGAGGACAGAATCATCAAAAGTGTCCAGGAGCAACTGTCTGATCATAATATCCTGTCCTCTTGCCCACCTGAGCTGACTGTTGGTCTTATCAAGGTGGTGGTCGAACAGCTTAACTCTGCCCTCTCTGCGACCATCAGCAGAGCCATTTCAGGGCGGTCCTCCCCTATTTCTTCTGGTACCCAGGCCGCTGAACAAATGGTCAACATGGTccagaaatgttttgatgatCACACCACCCCAGAGGACCAGAGCTCTACCTCTGTATTAGAGTCATGCATTCCACCTGCAACAGAAGAAGTGATGACTGTTATCGCAGAGATGGTGGGTGAATTGGAAAAAGAAGATCCGGAATTGGCTAAGGTTTTTCGAGAAGTGGCTGTGAAAGTTAAAATGTTGGCATCTGGCAGTGACCTTGTAGTGGAGCACCTGGATGTTGAAGACTCTCCTGTTCCAGAGGAGCTGAACATAATATGTACATCTTGCAAAGCAATGATGCAAAATCTTGGCACTCTGTTTAGTGTGAAGTTCAAGACCAAAGCCTCAAAGGCTGTGAGTGAAATTCTTGTGAGAAGGTTAATGAGCGATATCTCTGGTATGGTTCAACCTTCTCATTCGTTTAGTACCACTCCAAGCTTGATGAATGCATCTAGCCCATCTGACAGGATCCTTGATTCTGCGGCCACTGAGCTCATACAGACCAAAGTAGAATCTGAGGCATCACAAATAATTGATAACTTTGTTGAAGATGTCAAGGACATTGTGCAGTATGCTGAATTAGATCAGCCAACAAGCACCCAGAGAGATACCCAAGTGGGACACTGTACGACAAAGCGGAAACCCTTCCATGCAGCTCGTAGACTCTGCGAGAGACTTCAGGCAAAGCTGGAGACATTGTTCCTCAGAATGGGTGGAGCTCCAGTCCAAGGGGAAGAACTTATGGAAAAATCTGACTCCAGTGCTGTGCTTCTGGAGCATACTGACTCCAGTGATCTGCCTGTTTCAATCCTGAGCTTGCCTTCCCCATGTAGGAGTGAATCCCCTATATCAGAACGTAGTTCATCTTCTTTATCTGATGGATGTGATTCAACTGACTCTGTAGGAGAGAAAACACCAGAGCAACCTGAAACCAGTAAGAGTGAGGCAATACTGCAAGTGGTCAACTCAACAGGACTTGGTTCTCTCCGTAAATGCCAAAGTGAGAACTCTCAAccattactgtctctctgtgattcCAACATGGTGCCCTGCACCAAAGAGGTCTTGTCCCAGATTGTGACCATGTATAGGTCAGAGGTGGCAGATTTGGAATGCACATCATCTGTTGCAGAGGGTTCCTCTTACAACTCCCTTGAAGTCTGTGGCTTTTTGGACAGTGTCATGTCTTATCTAGAAGACATGCCTGTGTCTGGTTCTTCATGGTTGGAAGGATTAAGAGATACTCCAGCCTCAGTCATTGAGAAACTCTCCAGTGAGGAGTTCCAGATGAACGCTACCAACGAAGTGCGAAAAATACTGATCAAATCAGTCAGTAGCTTTCCCAGCAAAGTCAGTTCCAGCCAGACAGATTCTCAGATGTTGCCAGCAAAATCAACAATTTCCTTAAGGCATACAGATATAACTGCTTTTGAAATCGTTGGATCAATTACAAATGACATGAAGAGCCTTTTCCCACCCACAGAGTCTTCTACTACTCTATGGCAGGCAGACTCTATGCTTCAACAGAGTGATGAGAAAACCTCAGAGTACACTGAGGCCACACCCAAAGGCTCACAGTCTGGTTTGGAAGTATCTGAGAAGAAGATCTGGACAACTGCAAAGACTATTTACCACAATGTGAAGACAAAGATGAGGAATTATTTTACATGGCAAAATCAAGTcaaagcaacaacggctcaagcCAAAAAGACCCTCAGCCATATTCTGGTTTCAATTCAGAAAGAGCTGTCAAAATCTGACCAAACGGTGACTGCGCTTTCACAAATAGAGAATGTGGTTGGAATGATGCTGAAGGATGTTGAAAGGGTAAGCAGTGAATGTGGTGAGGAACTGATCTATGAAGCGCCACAGCGTTCTTCCTCCTCGTTGTCATCCTCATCTGCCAGATCAAAGAAGTCAGAGTGGGAATTTTCACTCCCTGGCACTCCCATCTCTTCTGATTTACCAGAGAGTATTACTCAGCCCATTGTGAGATGCTCAGTCATCGACATGGGCAAATCTACTAAGCCAAAAACATTGGTGTGTGATGCCAGGGAAAGCATGTCTGCAATAGTGGATACCATCATAAAGGAGGTACAtccagaggaagaaggggaggttGCATTCCACCCTGATCTAACAGATGCAATAGCAAGACTGGAGGAGCTCATATCTCAGGTTAGGATTGGTGCTCTCTCACGTGATCTTACTCACCAAGTCAACCGCATCATTTCTGAGAGCAACTTGACCCCTCTGGTTCTGACAGTGGCGGCTGGAAAGAGTGCATCCGATACAGTCCTTACTGAGCTGAAGAGGAATGACAAGACGGTGGGGAAGCACACAGCTTACAAGCTGGTTCAGCTTTTTGCAGAGGAGTCTGTGAAGCGCCTCTTGCTTCCTAGCCTTGTGCCCTCTACAGCTTCAATGAGTTTGGCTCAGGGAGTTAGTGTGCCGGCTAGCGTATCTGAAGATAGGATTTCATGTTCTTTTTCTACATCAGCATTTAGTGACACAGTCAGCCTGTTTACCAAAGTAATGGTAAGCCAGGTCATGGACTCTGTGGTTTCTGATGCACAAAGCAGAGGGTCATCTCCAACCGGAACTGTAACTGATATAGGCAGTCTACTGAGTGGTAAGTCCTACCCTCTGCCATCTTTCTCCGCCATCAGCATGACAACAAGTGGGACCTCCAATGCTGCACGAGGCTTTGAGGCCAACATAGATGCTGAGGAAAGGGATACCATCAGTTGTTTCGATGTACCTCAGAGCATTGTTTGTGATCAGAATTCAACCAGCCCGGATGTTGCCTCGCTTTCAACCCCATCCACTGGCAACTTAGTCGGTGATGATGACTTCACCGGCCTCATCAGCATGTTAGTGGTGAGACTTCTGTCAAAAATACAAACCCAAACTGATCTGTACCCAACTGACGTCACACGCACGTCACAAGACCTGATTCCAAAAGTTATAGCTTCCTTCTGTGCATGGTCAGGCTGCTCTGAGACCCAAGCTTATCCCAAGAACCTGAAGAGTCACAAAGTATACAGCACCGTCTACAAACATCTGTTGAAGGAGTTTGGCTCAGAGAAAATACTCCAACTGGCCGTGTCGACTCAGGACTCCACTTTCAATAGGATTCTTGTGAAGTCATTGAGCAAGGAGCTTCTCCACAGTTGTAACGAGGCATCAAGAGCAGCCTCAAGAACATCTTTCGAAGCCACCAGGCCAGAAGCTCTTCTCATGGCTGAAGATGTGAAGGCTACCAGAGGGAAGCTGTCTTTCCTACAAAGGCTTGCCAGACTGAAATTCAACTTAAAG CCATTCATGATGGGAAACAAGAAGGATTCCAATAAGAAATCCCGCCATTCTGAATCCAAAGACCAGACTACTGCTGAAGATATCATGT TGGCACATCCTGCCACATTTGGACTCCCAGAGGgtcttccctccacctctcaacAGGAGAAGCCTCGCAAACGTCCCCTTCTAATCAGGATGTTTTCCACCATCTCCATAGGCCTATCCAAGCCATTCAAACGGTTTTCAAAGCAAGCTTAA